Proteins encoded in a region of the Mercenaria mercenaria strain notata chromosome 1, MADL_Memer_1, whole genome shotgun sequence genome:
- the LOC123544868 gene encoding N-acetylated-alpha-linked acidic dipeptidase 2-like, with the protein MEMDGFRDSSEDIYTKRRQSRDRRCVIISMVSVGIVAFIIGILIGRFGTCPDEETPDVRSGLFLEGVTEKLMEDEDPEISEILIQGMHADNIRSNLKMLTDKPHLGGTEENHELGRKLKIFWEENGLDHVTMAPYEVLLSYPNMSNLNFVELLDENNKTVYKSNLTEPILTPEEDKPDVVPPFNAYSPPGDIKGDVVYVNYGRVEDFQFLERNTSINITGKIVLARYGKIFRGNKVRHAEERGAIGIILFSDPDDITAGDVDKVYPDDWWLPPSGAQRGSIYIGVGDPLTPGYPAIATAYRQKDPDEWMPGIPCHPIGYGIAVQIMSVLGGDEVPAAWTGKMNTTYRLGGSFKTPEWKARIFVSTKDKIVTTYNTVGIIRGNVEPDRYVLVGNHRDAWVFGALDPSSGTAIMMEMSRVMGQLVKSGRWRPRRSIIFCSWGAEEYGLVGSIEWVEHYTKTLGARAIAYLNVDIAVEGNFSLRALGTPMIFKSLYEATKKVPNPNTTEVNLGRTTVYDTWMATFPWTKYNRPMVTLPGSGSDYAPFRDRIGIPCVDIRFTWDKRNLKLSAYPMYHSVYETFYLVDKIMDIGFKHHKALGQIWVEMARGLADSLILPFNVTDYSDALQDLSDTLLAQFGSLLEDNDVNTNHLKQAVHNFTEAVHDFEKNILKSNMKDPFVVRRINDQLMDVDRAFLDPVGLPGRKYKRHMIFTESSINTYAGSSFPGLSDALTLIVQKKDVAVQWEVVKKHYSVILYAIQGAATILKDVSNFMYDY; encoded by the exons ATGGAAATGGATGGGTTCAGAGATTCATCTGAAGATATTTACACCAAGAGAAGACAGTCGCGTGACCGAAGATGTGTCATCATTTCCATGGTATCTGTCGGAATCGTAGCTTTTATAATAGGAATTTTGATTGGCCGATTCGGCACGTGCCCCGATGAAGAAACTCCGGACGTGAGATCTGGGTTGTTCCTCGAAGGCGTTACAGAAAAACTGATGGAAGACGAGGACCCGGAAATCAGTGAAATTCTAATTCAGGGTATGCACGCGGACAACATTCGCTCAAATCTGaa GATGTTAACAGACAAACCTCACTTGGGCGGAACCGAAGAAAATCACGAGCTTGGGCGGAAGTTGAAAATATTCTGGGAAGAAAATGGTCTCGATCACGTGACAATGGCTCCATACGAAGTTCTTTTGTCTTATCCGAATATGTCAAATCTGAATTTTGTCGAACTGTtagatgaaaataataaaacagtttataAGTCAAATTTAACGGAACCCATTCTGACACCGGAGGAAGATAAACCGGATGTAGTTCCACCATTTAATGCATACTCTCCTCCCGGAGATATCAAA GGTGATGTAGTATATGTGAATTACGGTCGTGtagaagattttcaatttttggagAGAAACACATCCATTAACATCACTGGAAAAATTGTGCTTGCGAGATATGGGAAAATATTTAGAGGAAACAAG GTCAGACATGCAGAAGAACGTGGTGCTATCGGCATTATTCTTTTTTCTGACCCAGACGACATTACAGCTGGTGATGTAGACAAAGTGTATCCGGATGATTGGTGGCTTCCGCCGTCAGGTGCGCAGCGCGGATCTATATACATCGGTGTAGGTGATCCGCTCACTCCTGGATACCCAGCTATtg CTACTGCGTACAGACAGAAGGATCCGGATGAATGGATGCCGGGAATTCCATGTCATCCCATCGGATACGGTATAGCAGTACAGATTATGAG TGTTTTAGGTGGTGACGAAGTTCCGGCAGCATGGACAGGAAAGATGAATACAACTTACAGATTAGGAGGATCATTTAAAACACCCGAGTG GAAAGCTCGAATTTTTGTTTCTACGAAAGACAAGATAGTTACAACATATAATACTGTTGGTATAATCAGGGGGAATGTTGAACCAG ATCGTTATGTGTTGGTTGGTAACCATAGAGATGCATGGGTTTTCGGCGCTCTTGATCCTTCCAGCGGCACTGCTATTATGATGGAAATGTCAAGGGTCATGGGTCAACTTGTTAAATCAG GTAGATGGAGACCACGACGCAGTATTATATTCTGTAGCTGGGGAGCCGAAGAGTATGGTCTGGTCGGTTCTATCGAATGGGTTGAG CACTATACAAAAACTCTGGGTGCACGGGCTATAGCATATTTGAACGTGGACATCGCTGTCGAAG GTAACTTTTCATTGCGTGCACTTGGTACCCCAATGATATTTAAGTCTCTGTATGAAGCTACAAAGAAAGTACCAAACCCTAACACTACCGAGGTGAACCTTGGTCGGACCACagtatatgatacatggatgGCTACATTTCCTTGGACTAAATATAACAGGCCAAT GGTAACCTTACCAGGGTCCGGGAGTGACTATGCACCATTCAGAGACCGTATTGGTATACCATGTGTTGATATAAGATTCACATGGGATAAG AGAAATCTGAAGTTGTCTGCATACCCCATGTATCATTCTGTGTACGAAACATTCTACTTGGTAGACAAAATTATGGACATAGGGTTCAAG catcataaAGCATTGGGTCAGATATGGGTTGAGATGGCTAGAGGCCTTGCAGACAGCCTGATATTGCCGTTCAATGTAACTGATTACTCTGACGCTCTACAAGATCTCAGTGATACCTTATTAGCACAGTTTGGATCTCTCCTCGAGGACAATGATGTGAATACCA ATCATCTTAAACAAGCCGTTCACAACTTCACCGAGGCTGTCCATGACTTTGAGAAAAACATTCTAAAGTCTAATATGAAAGA CCCATTTGTAGTGCGACGTATAAATGATCAGTTAATGGACGTAGACAGAGCTTTTCTCGACCCTGTTGGACTACCAGGACGCAAGTATAAAAG ACATATGATATTCACAGAGAGCAGTATAAATACCTATGCCGGAAGTAGTTTTCCTGGATTATCCGATGCATTAACACTCATAGTGCAGAAGAAAGATGTGGCAGTACAGTGGGAGGTTGTGAAGAAGCATTACTCTGTTATACTTTATGCTATACAAGGCGCCGCGACCATTCTTAAAGATGTATCTAATTTCATGTATGATTATTGA
- the LOC128546245 gene encoding arginine/serine-rich coiled-coil protein 2-like, with protein sequence MEHIKHSRFPKRMEHSKHSRFPERMKHSKHSRFPERMEHIKHSRFPKRMEHSKHSRFPERMEHSKHSRFPERMEHIKHSRFPKRMEHSKHSRFPERMEHSKHSRRMEHSKHSGFPKRMEHSKHSRRIEHSKHSGFPKRMEYSKHSKRMEHSKLSRRMEHSKHSRFPERMEQSKHSRRMEHSKHSGFPKRMEYSKHSKGMEHSKHSRFPERMEHSKLSRRMEHSKHNRFLLSMEHSKHSRRMEHSKLST encoded by the coding sequence ATGGAGCACATCAAACACAGTAGATTTCCTAAAAGGatggagcacagcaaacacagtaGATTTCCTGAAAGGATGaagcacagcaaacacagtaGATTTCCTGAAAGGATGGAGCACATCAAACACAGTAGATTTCCTAAAAGGatggagcacagcaaacacagtaGATTTCCTGAAAGGatggagcacagcaaacacagtaGATTTCCTGAAAGGATGGAGCACATCAAACACAGTAGATTTCCTAAAAGGatggagcacagcaaacacagtaGATTTCCTGAAAGGatggagcacagcaaacacagtaGAAGGatggagcacagcaaacacagtgGATTTCCTAAAAGGatggagcacagcaaacacagtaGAAGGatagagcacagcaaacacagtgGATTTCCTAAAAGGATGGAGTACAGCAAACACAGTAAAAGGATGGAGCACAGCAAACTCAGTAGAAGGatggagcacagcaaacacagtaGATTTCCTGAAAGGATGGAGCAAAGCAAACACAGTAGAAGGatggagcacagcaaacacagtgGATTTCCTAAAAGGATGGAGTACAGCAAACACAGTAAAGGGatggagcacagcaaacacagtaGATTTCCCGAAAGGATGGAGCACAGCAAACTCAGTAGAAGGATGGAACACAGCAAACACAATAGATTTCTTCTAAGTatggagcacagcaaacacagtaGAAGGATGGAACACAGCAAACTCAGTACTTAG